The Pseudomonas cavernicola DNA segment GCCACGACATTCAGGTCGGCATCAGAGATGCCCAAGTGCTTAAAGTTGCCAAGCCAGATGCCCAACTGGTGCTGATCGAGGGCATGAACCATGTGCTGCGCATCGTCCCGAAAGATATCAAGCAGCAACTGGCGTCCTATAACAACCCGCAGTTACCGCTGGCGCGGGAACTAACCGACCAGATCATCAGCTTTATCCTGCGCAATAGCACAGTGCCATCCTACAGCGATGCAACCTCCGGCCGATAAGTCATAGGCCAGTGCTCTACCTGGCACTAGCGCACCAGGACGCCGCTTATGACCGACACCGACGCTCCACAACCAGACGCCGCCGTTGCCGTTGCCGTTGCCGCGGCGGCCCTGCCACATCCCTGGAGCAACTTGGGCCCGGAGCAGTTCCGCCTGTTGCGCCTGGCACCACTGCCAACGGATCGCTACACCGGTGTGCGTTCGCTGCGCTTCGTGCAATTTGGCCGGGTCGCACGGCATAGCCCGGACCAGAGCCTGCTGCGCCTGAGCCTGGAGCTCCCGGGCCAGCGCGTGCGCAAAGAGCAGAACGTGCTGGAGGTGTGGGTCGATCACCGCAGCAACGAAGTCCGCTTCGGCCTCGACAGTGGTCTGCACATCGAACCGATCAATCGCGGTCTCGGCCGCTTCCTGCTCGCCCAAGGGATCGCCTGGGCCAAGCAAAAATGCGCGCATTACCAAGTCGAAGGCGGCGCGCTAGCGGCGAAGGATCTGCTCAGCGATGACGCCCGCCTACGCCGTGACCACTTCCTGCGCGTCCAAGGCTTCGACGTCGATTATCCCGACCCGCGGCAGTTGAAGGCGACCTACAGCGCCGCCCGGGTCAACGCACTGAATAGCGACTGGCAGAAGGAAAAAGTGCAGATCGTCGAACTGCTGGACGCCGCAGCCATGCTACAGCAGGCCGACCAGAACCTACGCGAACAGGAGGTGACGTTGCGTAAACAGGACGAGCGCCTCGCCTCGCTAACACGCGAAGACGGCACTCTGCGCTTCACCATCACCTGCCTGGTGGCGTTCTGTGTGTTTCAGGCCGGCTTATTGATCTGGATGGCCACGCGCTAGCGAACCGCGTAGGGCGAATAACCCACTGCGTTATTCGCCATTGAGCCCAGCTGGCGGATAAATCGCTCGCGGCTTAGCCGTTAACCCGCGACCGAAAGAGCGCCTGATGCTGACAGCACTGCTCGGCAGTGAGGAGAAACACGCCATGGCCGCCGCGCTCAAAGTCCAGCCAGGTGAAGTCCACCTCCGGATACAACGCCTCGACATGCACCTGACTGTTACCTACCTCGACAATCAGCACGCCCTTCTCGGTCAAATGCTCGGCCGCCTCAGCCAGCATGCGACGCACCAGATCCAACCCGTCATTCCCGCAAGCCAGGCCCAGGGCCGGCTCGTGATGATACTCCGCCGGCATATCGGCAAAGTCTTCGGCGTCGACATAGGGTGGATTCGACACGATCAGGCCGAAACGCTGCCCCGGCAAGCCGACAAAACCATCGCCTTGCACGGTATAGACGCGCTCTTCCAGGTCATGCCGCTCGATATTCTGGTTCGCCACTTCCAGGGCCTCGAACGACAGATCGGCGAGCACCACTTCGGCGTGTGGGAACTCATAGGCGCACGCGATACCGATGCAACCGGAACCGGTGCACAGATCGAGAATCCGCGTGGGCTCCTGCGGCAGCCAGGGCTCGAAGCGCCGCTCGATCAACTCGGCAATCGGCGAACGTGGGATCAACACCCGCTCATCGACCACGAAGGGTATCCCGCAGAACCAGGCCTCACCGAGCAAATAAGCGGTCGGCACGCGCTCCTCGATGCGCTGCTTGAGTAGCGTCTGCAAATACTCGCGCTCCTCGTCCTCCAAACGGCAATCGAGGTAGCTGTCGGCAATTTCCCAGGGCAGATGTACGGCGCCGAGCACCAACTGGCGCGCCTCATCCCAGGCATTATCGGTACCGTGGCCGAAGAACAGCCCTTCGGCGTGGAAGCGGCTGACGGCCCAGCGGATATGGTCGCGCAAGGTGCGCAATTGGGAGGTCGAAGCAGTCACGGCAGCATCTCCTGAATCAAGGCGGGCATTTTAGCCGAAGCCGCGCGAGCATCCGCTGATTTCTTCCAGCGGCTCTGCGTCCGCCTCTCCAGCCGCACTCAGCACAGCAAAGAGTCTGCATAAAAGGTTCACAGTCATCGCCCGTGAGGCGACAATGGTGGCAATCTGCGTCTGTCAGGAGCCACGTCATGCCCCAACCACAAACCTTACTCCAGCTCACCGGCCGGAGTTACGCACCGGCCAGCCTGAGTAATGCCTGCCTGCTGATCATCGATGCGCAAGAGGAATACCGCAGTGGTGCGCTGCCCTTGCCCGGCCTGGATGCTGCTATCGGCGAAATCGCCAATCTACTCGCCGCCGCCCGTGCCGCCGGCTCCCCCATCGTGCATGTGAAACACCTCGGTGTTCCTGGGGGCTTTCTGGACCCGCAAGGCCCACGTGGGCGCTTCCTCCCCGAACTGGCACCACTGCCAGGTGAAACCGTGGTCGAGAAACGTCTGCCCAATGCCTTCTCTGGCACTGAACTGCATGACCGGCTACAAGCCCTCGGCCGCCTCGACCTGATTGTCTGCGGTTTTATGACCCACTCCAGCGTCAGCACCACCGTGCGCGCCTGTAAGGATTATGGCTATCGCTGCACCCTGGTCGATAGCGCCTGCGCCACCCGCGACCTGCCCTATCGCGACGGAGTAATCACTGCCGACGCCCTTCATCGCGCAGAAATGGCCGCACTGGCAGACAACTTCGCAGCCTTGGTGCCACACGCCAAGGCGCTGGTCTAGCAGGCCGCTGAAAAACGTAGCGAACAACGGCTAGGCAAGGCGAGATCAGCCGAGAAAGCGCACGACTGCAGGGATGCAGGAGGTAGAGCGAAGCAGGATGCCCGAGCCGAGTTTACCGCCTGCAAATGAGCATTTTCAGGCTGCTTTCAACGCCACATAGCCTTGCGCAGTGCTTTCAACGGCCGGCTAAGCAACTCGCCCGGCACTTTGTCGCGGTGGCCAGGTCTACTCAGCAGCGCTGACTGAACCTCGCCACCAGGTGTCGGTCATACCGCCGATACCCTTAAAGGAAAGCGGAATGAAAATATCCGGTGGTTTTGATGCTCGTCGCCTGCGCTCACGCGGGCCGAGCAGCTGGCGCTGGCGTTTCGGCGCAGCCCTTTCCGCGCTGTTCGCGATGCTGGGAGTTCTGCTGGCCATGGCGGGCGCCGCTGCCCTGCTCGGCCGGTCGCCGGCGCTAGGCTCTCTGATTGCGACACCCACCGCCGCCGGCATCTTGTTGGTGGTTGGCTTGCTGCTGTTGTGGGGCGGCGTGATTGCCTGGCGCAGATGTCGGCGACGTTTGCGCCGGCCCAGCGACTTGAGCCTGGCGCCTCACCTGAGGAAAAAGCACGACTGACGCCGCTGCCACGCGAATGGTTACACTAGGCACCTTCGCGGAGGCCTTTATGCAAGACGACGACTTTTCCCTGTTCAAATCCGAGATTCGCGGCGTCAAGCCGATCCAGCACGACCGCGCCGACACCGGCAAACCAAAGGCCGACCGCGCGCGCATCGCCACCCTGCGCCAGGCCGCGACCGTGCGCGAGGGCTCACTGAAAGTCGATGGACTGTCCGACCAGTTTGTCATCGACGTCGGCCCAGAAGATGCCCTGAACTGGGCCCGCGACGGTGTGCAAGAAGGCCAGATGCGCAAGCTAAAGCTGGGTCAGATCAGCTTTGAGGGCAGCCTCGACCTACACGGCATGAGCGTGGAGAAAGCCCGCGACACACTGTGGGAATTCATCGCCGAAGCGACCAAGCTCGAAGTGCGTTGCGTGCGCATCACCCATGGCAAGGCGGTGCGCCTGGATGGCAAACGACCAATGCTCAAAAGCCACGTCAACACCTGGCTACGCCAACACCCGCAAGTGCTCGGCTTCACCTCATGCTTGCCCAAACACGGTGGCACCGGCGCGATTTACGTGATGCTGAAACGCACCATGCTCGACGGACGAGACGAATAAGGCAAATTAGCTGCAAGCCGCTGCGCAGACGCAGTGAGGCGAGCCTGTTGCTTGCTGGAATATAGGCGCGAGTTCTGCGGCTACCAACTGACGACCCAGGGCGAAGGGCTGATCCGCCGTGGCCGATATCCTAAGCAAGCTCAACCCGCAAACTACTCCACCGGCTACTCGCCAATTGACTCATGAAGAAATTCGCCAGATACGAGAAGCGGAGGCAGCCAGTGCCGCAAAGCGCAAGGCTGATGACGAACGACGATCTCGAAACGCCGCCTAGGAAGCCCGCAAGAATGCCGCCTGGGAAAAGTTTTTTCGCGCCTGATCGAGCCTGCATTTACCCCGAGTCGCCCAACCGAGTGAAGGTATGCGATGCGCGAGAAGCCAAACTCCGAGACGAATTTGATCGGTTTTGGGCGTCCGAAAATACCAGTCCCAGCACATAGACTCGCGAGGCTTTTCGTTTCTGCCCGTACCGCACGTCTACTCCTAGAGGATTTTCCTACTCCAGAAGCGCCCAATGGCATTTGGGGATCACAGGACAGGAGAACCGAAATGCTTAGGCGCCTAATCCCTCTTGCCATGCTCGCCCTGATCATTGCGATCAGTGGCTCTTCTTGTGATAACCGCGGGCAAAACGATGGCGGCGGATCACAGCAAAGCGAACCCTCGGGCGGCGGCGGATACTGACAAGGTATTAACCATAAGCCCCGCATCAGCGGGGCCTATGGTTTCTAGCCTGCCCTTCCCATGTCTGCCATCTCTGGCTAGCATTGCGCCATCACTGCAAGGAGCATCCTCATGGCACGACGCCCGCCTCGCCCATTCCACGAAGAAGTCGCTTTAATCATCGTCCGCATGCTCTTGGGCCTCGGTGTGGCATTGCTGCTCTGGCTTGTCTACATGAAGGTCATCACCCATACAGTCACGAACATGCAGAACGAGATCCTAGCCAACTCCCAGAAGGCACAGATGAAAGCCTCTGCACAGTATCAGCAGATCAGGGAACGGGAAGCAGCGCAGCGGCTTGAGCAGCAACACAGGCAGACGATGTCTGACGAGGAGGCTCGGCGACAACAGGTCCTTGAGAACCAGAAAAACGCGAAAGTAGTTCAGGCAAGATCCCAACTTGAGCGACAAAAGAGCGCCGCCTGGAGCCAGTTCTATAAAGAGCCCAGCTACTGCAGTAATTGGCAGACGGACCAACAGATGGTCGGGTGCCAGAACCACAAGCTCCGCACGAGGAGCGAGTTCGAGCAGAAGTGGGCGGCCGGCGAGCTCGATCAGTCAAATGGCTGAAGCCGTCAGCGAATGGCCTGCTTGGTCCAAACCGACTAAGAAGGCCCTGCCACCGAGCGGGGCTTTCGCACCCATAGCGGAACAAGGCGAACGCTCATGTTGGACATCATAGGAAGCTTCATCGCCGAGGTACTTTGCTTCCGCCTTGGGCAATGGATCATTAAGACCGTGTCATTCGGACGGTACCCTGGGCGAAGTAGCTACTGGTATGGGCTGTGCTCCGCCGCGGGCGGCTTGGCAATCATTGCGATTGTTGCGCTATCCATCTATATCATTTCGATCTGATCGCCCTACCCCCACCTCTTCAGCTCGAGCCACGCCCACGAACTAAGCTGAGCTGAACTGAGCGAGCCTGTCCCGAGCGGCTTTGCTGCTCCTCCCTCAGCTTCCGCTCTGCCAACCTTTACCTCTCCCTGACGATCCTTTACGCAAGCCTGGTGTCTTATAGGTGTACGGGAGACATGATCCCGCCGCTTTGAGAGGTATGGCCAATGCTTGCCCAATTCGCCAAAGTCGCCCTACTGGCAGCAATCCTCGCAGGCACCGGTTGCGTGTATTACGACCATGATCACGACCACGACAGGGGCTGGGACAACCACCGGGACTCGCACCACGACCGATCATTTGATGATGATCGGGACGACCGAGACCACAAAAAAGGCCGGAATTATTGAAATTGGAGCCCCGCCCGCGCGGGGCTTTTCGTTTCTGCCCTTCACGAAATTTTCACCTGCCGCCAGCAATAGTGTGGGCAGCTGAAGGATCAGCCCTATCGACAGAGAGCCCGCCATGAGCGGGCTTTCTGCTTTCTACCCTGCCCTGACCATTGGTCGGTTAGCGGGCAAACCCCAGAAGAGAGATCCATAGTTGAGGTTCGACTTGAGATCCAACTAATCTGAGGCCGCTATGAAACCACGTCATTTTCCGGGGCACATCGCATGGGGCGAGACCCGCATCAACGGCGACCATGCCTTGGCATTCATTGCCATCCAGCCACATGGCTCTTATGCCGAGCCACGGCTTCACCAGGTCTACGACGGGGCCTACTTCGCTCGACCGTCCGAAGCCTCCAATGCCGCTAAGGATGCGCTCTCCAAACTGCTGCTTGTCGAGAAGGATGGCAGGCCGGTATTCAGTTCGGCCGAGTGTTGAGGCTCGAGCTTCGTCGCCTCTGGTCTACCCTTCCCCTCTGCCGTCATTAGCGAGCATTGCGCTCACTGTCGATTGCCATTAGCCGACACTATTAGCGGCAATTCACCCGCCACAACTCATCCAACCGAGTCCTGTAGCTCTGGCCCATCATCTCCCAGCGCATCCCCAGCGGGCGTTGATCCGGTCGAGCACGGGCGTCAAGCGATCGTCACCTTCACTCGACCGCCGTCATGAGTTCGGCCATGTCCGCCACCTGCTCAGGCGTCAGCGTCGGCCAATAGCGCTCGCAGATGTGCCGGCAGATGCCTTTGTACAGTTCGCGGAATGCACCCTCGTCCATCTCGTCGAAGGCGATGCTCTGAGCCACGGCGACATCCAGCGCCCCGAAGCCCGGCAGATTGATGGACTGCACCTC contains these protein-coding regions:
- a CDS encoding Smr/MutS family protein, whose translation is MQDDDFSLFKSEIRGVKPIQHDRADTGKPKADRARIATLRQAATVREGSLKVDGLSDQFVIDVGPEDALNWARDGVQEGQMRKLKLGQISFEGSLDLHGMSVEKARDTLWEFIAEATKLEVRCVRITHGKAVRLDGKRPMLKSHVNTWLRQHPQVLGFTSCLPKHGGTGAIYVMLKRTMLDGRDE
- a CDS encoding cysteine hydrolase family protein; translation: MPQPQTLLQLTGRSYAPASLSNACLLIIDAQEEYRSGALPLPGLDAAIGEIANLLAAARAAGSPIVHVKHLGVPGGFLDPQGPRGRFLPELAPLPGETVVEKRLPNAFSGTELHDRLQALGRLDLIVCGFMTHSSVSTTVRACKDYGYRCTLVDSACATRDLPYRDGVITADALHRAEMAALADNFAALVPHAKALV
- the prmB gene encoding 50S ribosomal protein L3 N(5)-glutamine methyltransferase; the protein is MTASTSQLRTLRDHIRWAVSRFHAEGLFFGHGTDNAWDEARQLVLGAVHLPWEIADSYLDCRLEDEEREYLQTLLKQRIEERVPTAYLLGEAWFCGIPFVVDERVLIPRSPIAELIERRFEPWLPQEPTRILDLCTGSGCIGIACAYEFPHAEVVLADLSFEALEVANQNIERHDLEERVYTVQGDGFVGLPGQRFGLIVSNPPYVDAEDFADMPAEYHHEPALGLACGNDGLDLVRRMLAEAAEHLTEKGVLIVEVGNSQVHVEALYPEVDFTWLDFERGGHGVFLLTAEQCCQHQALFRSRVNG